The Triticum aestivum cultivar Chinese Spring chromosome 3A, IWGSC CS RefSeq v2.1, whole genome shotgun sequence genome includes a region encoding these proteins:
- the LOC123061236 gene encoding uncharacterized protein codes for MVGAPRGRLRRLQVDNIDESDLFDDMVQEMEQILLNSGEPRESGLSTDNRVNNAHQNQHFRDGSTTASTTGTDDAYVYPLSRNLSKIDSVEVVGAKQRTGDVSFGERMVGVKEYTVYLLKVRSGEDEWEIERRYREFYALYQQLKLFFSEKGLSLPPTWINVEKESSKMFGNASPDVVNGRSGLIQDCLCSLLASNYPFGTPSPLVNFLSPGTPAYEQSFLKMLFPRSLKRLSSDLHTKDSDCNGALHKDSTSMGKTISLVVEDRPQKSTRQLLEFQHYNCAGCHRHLDAGRTLLQELVQTIGWNKPRFCAYTGQLFCASCHTNDTAVLPARVLHHWDFSLYPVSQLAKAFLDSIYDQPMLCVTAVNPFLFAKVPALLNIMSIRKKIAAMLPCLQCPFQNSIFRGLGVRRYLLDGNDFFALRDLVDLSKGAFAALPVKVQTVSNRILEHITEQCLVCYDAGFPCAARQACDDPLALIFPFQEDEATRCGSCGSIFHKQCFRKISVCPCGKSASTGTKIVALEQAIEYGSNRLSTEFIPPPSFSSSSRFFAGILSKARSDRIWKPRDSNPVILMDSLLDTSM; via the exons ATGGTGGGCGCCCCGAGAGGACGACTACGGCGTCTTCAG GTGGACAACATTGATGAAAGTGACTTATTTGATGATATGGTTCAAGAGATGGAACAGATTTTACTCAATTCAGGGGAGCCGCGTGAAAGTGGACTTTCTACTGATAACCGCGTTAATAATGCTCACCAAAATCAGCATTTCAGAGATGGCAGCACCACTGCCTCTACCACTGGTACAGATGATGCATATGTATATCCCCTTTCTCGCAATCTTTCGAAAATTGATTCGGTGGAGGTTGTGGGGGCAAAGCAAAGAACAGGGGATGTTTCTTTCGGCGAGCGGATGGTTGGGGTCAAAGAGTACACTGTATACTTGTTGAAAGTGAGGAGTGGCGAAGATGAGTGGGAAATTGAGCGTCGATACCGTGAATTTTATGCACTTTATCAACAACTCAAGCTCTTCTTTTCTGAGAAAGGATTGAGTCTTCCACCCACATGGATAAATGTTGAGAAAGAGTCCAGTAAAATGTTTGGGAATGCATCCCCAGATGTTGTCAATGGAAGAAGTGGTCTTATTCAAGACTGCTTATGCTCTTTGCTCGCCTCTAATTATCCCTTTGGAACACCCTCCCCTCTGGTTAATTTTTTGTCACCGGGGACACCTGCTTATGAACAAAGCTTTTTAAAGATGCTTTTTCCGCGATCTTTGAAAAGGCTGAGCAGCGATTTACATACCAAAGATTCAGACTGCAATGGAGCTCTGCACAAGGATTCTACCTCGATGGGCAAGACGATATCACTTGTTGTGGAGGATAGGCCTCAGAAGTCGACTAGACAGTTGTTGGAGTTTCAACACTACAATTGTGCGGGATGTCATAGGCATTTGGATGCTGGACGAACATTGCTGCAAGAACTTGTACAAACTATTGGATGGAACAAGCCTCGGTTTTGTGCTTACACTGGACAGTTATTTTGTGCCTCTTGTCACACAAATGATACCGCGGTTCTGCCAGCAAGAGTTTTACACCACTGGGATTTTTCTTTATATCCAGTTTCCCAGCTAGCAAAAGCATTTTTGGACTCCATCTATGACCAG cCTATGCTCTGTGTAACTGCTGTCAACCCTTTCCTTTTTGCTAAAGTGCCTGCTCTGCTTAACATCATGAGTATCCGGAAGAAAATAGCTGCCATGCTTCCTTGTCTCCAATGTCCTTTTCAGAACTCCATATTTAGAGGATTAGGAGTTCGAAGATACCTTCTTGATGGGAATGACTTTTTTGCGCTTCGTGACCTTGTCGATCTCTCGAAGGGAGCTTTTGCAG CACTTCCAGTTAAGGTGCAGACCGTATCAAATAGGATACTTGAACATATCACGGAgcaatgccttgtgtgctatgatGCTGGCTTTCCTTGTGCTGCTCGACAAGCTTGTGATGACCCCCTGGCCCTTATTTTTCCATTTCAG GAAGATGAAGCTACAAGATGTGGTTCTTGTGGGTCAATTTTCCACAAACAATGCTTCAGGAAAATTAGTGTCTGCCCCTGTGGTAAGAGTGCCAGCACAGGCACGAAAATCGTGGCACTAGAACAAGCTATAGAATACGGCTCAAACAGGCTGTCAACTGAGTTCATCCCACCCCCTTCTTTTTCTTCATCGTCAAGATTTTTCGCCGGTATTCTTTCGAAAGCAAGGTCAGATAGGATTTGGAAACCGAGAGACAGCAATCCTGTGATTTTGATGGATTCATTGCTGGATACGTCTATGTGA